Proteins encoded within one genomic window of Anastrepha ludens isolate Willacy chromosome 4, idAnaLude1.1, whole genome shotgun sequence:
- the LOC128861486 gene encoding odorant receptor 59a-like, with protein MISGVSIFRFHDVTLRYLGQMPPSNHYRYLYYLYSLALFIVITVGYPTHLMIGLIRSESKADIFKNMTINFTCLACSIKTIALWWRLADVQKIYRIILKLDTHIIQAEDVKLYKLIAFRRAKQILYFVLSVGLGAAISSEVATLIGGILGNWRLMYPAYFPFDTERSALSYMAAHIYQCIGVTVQIFQNVINDTFPPIALAMLAGHVRMLNVRVARIGHNTRSDAVLAPNAEFLVCIEDYKHLLDFRVAIQRISSIGTFVQFLVTTFNMGVVIVYLIFYVNDIFSYIYYFVFLLAMPLEIFPLCYYGTYMEMEFEQLTYAIFSCNWMDQDAVFKKNLRIFAEQSLRKQIVIAGGIFAVNLDTFFAALKSAYSLFALVVQMK; from the exons ATGATTTCTGGAGTGTCTATTTTTCGCTTTCACGATGTAACTTTGCGGTACCTGGGGCAAATGCCACCATCAAATCATTACCGTTACTTATACTATCTGTACTCACTGGCTTTATTTATAGTCATAACCGTTGGCTATCCCACTCATCTGATGATTGGACTCATCAGAAGTGAAAGCAAAGccgatatattcaaaaatatgaccATTAACTTCACCTGTTTGGCATGCAGCATCAAAACAATTGCACTTTGGTGGCGTCTAGCAGACGTTCAAAAAATTTATCGAATCATCTTGAAGCTCGACACACATATAATCCAAGCAGAGGATGTGAAATTGTACAAATTGATCGCGTTTCGTCGAGCGAAACAAATTCTCTACTTCGTTCTCAGCGTGGGACTGGGCGCTGCGATTAGCTCCGAAGTAGCTACTCTAATTGGCGGTATTTTAGGCAATTGGAGGCTCATGTACCCAGCCTATTTTCCATTCGACACCGAGCGGAGCGCTTTGAGTTACATGGCGGCTCATATTTACCAGTGCATTGGCGTAACTgtgcagatttttcaaaatgtaataaatgACACATTTCCACCCATTGCACTGGCAATGTTAGCTGGTCATGTGCGTATGCTGAATGTGCGAGTGGCACGTATTGGCCACAACACGCGAAGTGATGCAGTGCTGGCGCCCAACGCTGAGTTCTTGGTGTGCATTGAGGACTACAAACATTTGCTTGA TTTCCGTGTTGCAATTCAACGCATCTCCTCTATCGGCACTTTCGTACAGTTTCTGGTCACCACCTTCAACATGGGTGTGGTCATTGTGTATTTGATCTTCTATGTGAAcgatatattttcatatatctaCTATTTCGTATTCTTGCTGGCAATGCCATTGGAAATATTTCCGCTTTGCTACTATGGAACTTACATGGAAATGGAATTCGAGCAGCTGACCTATGCCATATTTTCTTGCAATTGGATGGACCAAGATgcggttttcaaaaaaaatcttcGCATTTTCGCTGAGCAATCGTTGCGTAAGCAAATTGTTATTGCAGGCGGCATTTTTGCAGTTAACTTGGATACGTTTTTTGCCGCCTTGAAGAGTGCATATTCACTCTTTGCATTAGTGGtgcaaatgaaatga